Proteins encoded in a region of the Bacillus methanolicus genome:
- a CDS encoding DUF294 nucleotidyltransferase-like domain-containing protein — protein sequence MILYIEGCGTIMSNVNYSEIRDILNQQKRNVSHDHFELNNLHDYIMLQVVKITISRINKELGPTPSPFSFFVMGSAGRFEQGIWSDQDHGIIYDENTQNAKEYFLTLGKEISEGLFQAGYAYCDGGVMASNPLWCKSLKEWKQQLTDWILESSWESIRNLLIFIDGRSLYGEHTYINQLKEIIFHSSQKENLLARMLDNTMHLKKGVGVLGQFLVETHGIHSGMINLKETAFFPFVNSIRLLAIKENILETSTLSRLHNLSEKVLPIQDKKLIEEQFVKLLNYRLTLCNHSDYESGHFLEIEKLSKEQKREMKNIIKIGTHLYQEIRKHTGKEV from the coding sequence ATGATTTTATATATTGAAGGGTGCGGAACAATTATGAGTAACGTTAACTACTCTGAGATAAGAGACATCCTGAATCAACAAAAAAGAAATGTATCGCACGACCATTTTGAACTAAATAATCTCCATGATTACATCATGCTTCAGGTCGTAAAGATAACAATTAGCCGTATAAATAAAGAGCTCGGGCCCACCCCGTCTCCATTTTCATTTTTTGTCATGGGTAGTGCAGGCCGCTTCGAACAAGGTATTTGGAGTGATCAGGATCATGGGATCATTTACGATGAAAACACCCAAAATGCGAAAGAATACTTCTTAACGTTGGGAAAAGAGATATCAGAAGGACTTTTTCAAGCCGGTTACGCATATTGCGACGGAGGTGTGATGGCAAGCAATCCTTTATGGTGTAAATCTTTAAAGGAATGGAAGCAGCAATTAACGGACTGGATCCTGGAATCATCATGGGAATCGATCCGCAATCTACTAATCTTCATTGACGGACGGTCCTTGTATGGGGAACATACGTATATCAACCAGCTAAAAGAAATCATCTTTCATTCAAGTCAAAAAGAGAATTTGTTAGCGAGAATGCTTGATAATACAATGCATCTGAAAAAAGGCGTCGGGGTTTTAGGACAATTTTTAGTAGAAACTCACGGAATACATTCCGGGATGATAAATTTGAAAGAAACAGCTTTCTTCCCTTTCGTAAATTCGATCCGACTTTTGGCCATAAAAGAAAACATTTTGGAAACATCGACTCTCTCCCGGCTGCACAATCTTTCCGAAAAAGTACTGCCCATTCAAGACAAGAAATTAATTGAAGAACAGTTTGTCAAACTATTAAACTATCGTCTGACTTTATGTAATCATTCCGACTATGAATCCGGACATTTTTTAGAAATTGAAAAGTTATCGAAAGAGCAAAAACGAGAAATGAAAAATATCATCAAAATCGGTACCCATCTTTATCAAGAGATAAGAAAGCATACAGGGAAGGAAGTTTGA
- a CDS encoding ammonium transporter: protein MDTTFLMNSLWVMVGAVLVILMIGGFILLETGSTRMKNAGHIAGKTILTFSIGSLVFWAVGYGLIFGKGNALIGFSDFFYSGYDVESLSLSGAVFFLFQLAFAGISLTIAFGGFAERAKLSAYLVFAVLFSIFVYPPIAHWIWGGGWLAEHGKQDFAGSTVVHLTGAMAALAATILLKPRIGKFNKDGSANNLEGHNQVFTALSVLLLWVGWFGFNAGSTLSIDKAFFGFVAVNTNLAAAAGTVAAMIISWVVVGKADVPMMLNGALAGLVAITASCAFVETWAAVVIGFVAGILVFYSIRFFERRQIDDPIFALSVHGTAGVWGTLSTGLFATKELATVGKPGLFYGGGLEQLGVQALGVFTSGAYAFIVSFAILFVMKAAMNGLRVTEEEEIIGLDMSEHGSYGYPELLRPKQKLNA, encoded by the coding sequence ATGGATACTACATTTTTAATGAACAGTCTTTGGGTAATGGTAGGTGCTGTTCTCGTCATTTTAATGATTGGAGGATTCATCCTGCTTGAAACAGGGTCGACCCGAATGAAAAATGCTGGTCATATTGCAGGGAAAACCATACTTACATTTAGTATTGGATCGCTCGTCTTTTGGGCTGTCGGGTATGGATTAATCTTTGGAAAAGGAAACGCACTTATCGGATTTTCTGATTTCTTTTATTCTGGATATGATGTAGAAAGTTTATCTCTTTCCGGAGCCGTATTCTTTTTATTCCAGCTTGCCTTTGCAGGAATCTCATTAACAATTGCTTTTGGCGGTTTTGCTGAAAGGGCTAAATTATCAGCTTATCTCGTTTTTGCAGTATTATTTTCAATTTTTGTTTATCCTCCAATTGCCCACTGGATTTGGGGCGGCGGATGGCTGGCAGAGCATGGTAAGCAGGATTTTGCAGGTTCAACAGTTGTACACTTAACAGGAGCCATGGCAGCACTTGCAGCAACGATTTTATTAAAACCTCGGATTGGAAAATTCAATAAAGACGGCTCCGCCAATAATCTTGAAGGCCACAATCAAGTGTTTACAGCATTAAGTGTTCTGCTTTTATGGGTAGGCTGGTTTGGGTTTAATGCCGGAAGTACGTTATCGATTGACAAGGCATTCTTCGGTTTTGTTGCAGTTAATACAAACCTTGCAGCCGCTGCCGGAACCGTAGCTGCGATGATCATCTCATGGGTTGTGGTTGGAAAAGCAGATGTGCCAATGATGCTAAACGGCGCATTAGCTGGTTTAGTTGCGATCACCGCTTCTTGTGCTTTTGTCGAAACGTGGGCAGCTGTGGTTATTGGTTTTGTAGCTGGTATTCTCGTATTCTACAGTATTCGCTTCTTTGAAAGAAGACAAATTGATGACCCGATTTTTGCTCTGTCTGTTCATGGAACGGCAGGTGTTTGGGGAACGTTATCGACAGGATTATTTGCAACAAAAGAATTAGCAACCGTCGGAAAACCGGGTCTCTTTTATGGCGGCGGATTAGAACAGCTCGGAGTTCAAGCACTGGGAGTTTTTACATCAGGAGCCTATGCATTTATCGTTTCATTTGCTATTTTATTCGTAATGAAAGCTGCAATGAATGGGCTTCGAGTAACTGAAGAAGAAGAAATTATCGGTTTAGATATGAGTGAACACGGAAGCTATGGGTATCCTGAATTACTTCGTCCGAAACAAAAGCTTAATGCATAA
- a CDS encoding exonuclease domain-containing protein has product MGFNDMIQFFRQMSGKLGSNIYSGVQAQSNPHHISFLRQLQKEMKEKNYLDTPLKDLKVVVFDIETTGFFPDKGDRIISIGAVKMTGSVIENKQTFYSLLKSNIPLSKEISTLTNITDEQLSMAPAASEVLIQFFKFIKSRILVAHHAKHEQTFMQKMTRDLMRTNFEHRIIDTSFLIRLTNPLIKSLPLEEICLQCGVEVKNRHHALGDAQMAAQIWGYYLKKAQSMGFKNLREVYEHLAIIK; this is encoded by the coding sequence ATGGGCTTTAACGATATGATTCAATTTTTCAGGCAAATGTCCGGAAAGCTCGGTTCTAATATTTATTCAGGCGTTCAGGCACAATCCAATCCGCATCACATTTCTTTCTTAAGACAGCTTCAAAAAGAAATGAAAGAAAAAAACTACTTGGATACTCCTCTTAAAGATTTGAAAGTTGTTGTATTCGATATTGAAACAACTGGATTTTTTCCTGATAAAGGAGATCGGATTATCTCAATAGGGGCTGTAAAAATGACCGGATCCGTGATCGAAAATAAACAAACGTTCTATTCTCTTTTAAAATCAAATATTCCCCTTTCGAAAGAAATATCCACATTAACCAATATTACAGATGAACAACTGAGTATGGCGCCAGCCGCTTCCGAAGTTCTCATTCAATTTTTTAAATTTATTAAAAGCCGAATACTTGTTGCTCATCATGCAAAACATGAACAAACCTTTATGCAGAAAATGACCAGAGATTTAATGCGTACCAATTTTGAACACCGTATTATTGATACATCCTTTTTAATCCGCCTTACTAACCCTTTGATCAAATCACTGCCTTTGGAAGAAATTTGTCTGCAGTGTGGTGTAGAAGTTAAAAATCGCCACCATGCCCTCGGAGATGCACAAATGGCCGCACAGATTTGGGGTTACTATCTGAAGAAGGCGCAATCAATGGGCTTTAAGAATTTACGTGAAGTGTATGAGCATCTCGCTATAATAAAATAA
- a CDS encoding carbon starvation CstA family protein: MRALKSIIIWGLISALGAAGFAVMALNSGESVNAIWLITAAVSVYAIAYRFYSRFMARKVFELDDSRMTPAEINNDGKDYVPTNKWVLFGHHFAAIAGAGPLVGPILAAQMGYLPGTIWIVVGVVLAGAVQDFIILFGSMRRNGKSLGEMIKEEIGPVTGLIAMVGILGIMIILLAVLALVVVKALAGSPWGMFTIAATIPIAVLMGVYMRYIRPGRVGEGSLIGIILLLLSIYLGQYVAENPTLAGMFTFKGETIAIMLMIYGFVASVLPVWLLLAPRDYLSTFLKVGTIVALALGIVIVAPDLQMPGVTQFVDGTGPVFSGNLFPFLFITIACGAVSGFHSLISSGTTPKMIERESHAQPIGYGAMLTESFVAVMAMIAACVLTPGIYFAINSPPAVIGTDAVQVAQTVSSWGFTITPDDLTRLADDVGEETILSRTGGAPTLAIGMAVIFSKVIGGKALMAFWYHFAILFEALFILTTVDAGTRVGRFMIQDIIGTAYKPFARTEALIPNIIATALCVGGWGYFLYQGVIDPLGGINTLWPLFGIANQMLAGIALLLGTTILFKMGKKKFVWVTLIPTTWILIVTMTAGWQKLFHENPKISFLSHAKLFKGAMDEGKVLAPAANAAQMKQVLINDYVDATLCAIFMIIVITVLISAFGMWYKVLTNKKVTLHESPYTPRSSEGDVRTYA; encoded by the coding sequence TTGAGAGCTTTAAAATCGATTATTATCTGGGGGCTAATTTCAGCTTTAGGTGCAGCAGGTTTTGCAGTTATGGCATTAAATAGCGGGGAAAGTGTGAATGCGATTTGGCTGATAACTGCTGCTGTCTCTGTCTACGCAATTGCTTACCGCTTTTACAGTCGTTTTATGGCTAGAAAAGTTTTCGAGCTGGATGATTCTCGAATGACACCTGCCGAGATTAATAATGATGGAAAAGATTATGTGCCGACTAACAAATGGGTTCTGTTCGGGCATCACTTTGCGGCGATTGCTGGGGCCGGTCCGCTCGTTGGTCCAATTCTTGCTGCACAAATGGGTTATTTGCCGGGAACTATCTGGATTGTCGTCGGAGTTGTTCTTGCAGGAGCTGTTCAGGATTTTATCATTTTATTCGGATCCATGCGCCGAAACGGAAAGTCGCTTGGAGAAATGATTAAAGAAGAGATCGGTCCGGTAACAGGACTGATTGCCATGGTTGGAATTTTAGGAATCATGATTATTTTATTAGCAGTATTAGCGTTAGTTGTCGTAAAAGCACTTGCAGGAAGCCCGTGGGGAATGTTTACAATTGCAGCTACAATTCCAATCGCCGTTTTAATGGGAGTTTACATGCGTTATATACGGCCTGGCCGCGTTGGGGAAGGTTCTCTAATAGGAATTATCTTATTGCTTCTTTCAATCTATCTGGGACAATATGTTGCTGAAAATCCAACTCTTGCCGGCATGTTTACTTTTAAAGGCGAAACGATTGCCATTATGTTAATGATTTACGGATTTGTTGCTTCCGTTTTACCGGTTTGGCTTCTTCTTGCACCGCGCGATTATTTAAGTACTTTTTTGAAAGTGGGAACCATCGTCGCGCTTGCGTTAGGAATTGTGATTGTAGCTCCTGACCTGCAAATGCCGGGGGTAACACAGTTTGTCGATGGTACCGGTCCGGTATTTTCCGGAAACCTGTTTCCTTTCTTATTTATTACAATTGCCTGTGGAGCCGTATCAGGATTCCATTCCCTCATCTCCTCAGGTACAACGCCTAAAATGATTGAGCGCGAATCACATGCACAGCCAATCGGCTATGGAGCGATGCTAACTGAATCGTTTGTTGCCGTTATGGCGATGATTGCTGCTTGTGTACTTACACCGGGAATTTACTTTGCAATCAACAGTCCGCCTGCCGTCATTGGAACAGATGCCGTTCAGGTTGCCCAGACCGTTTCCAGCTGGGGATTTACGATCACACCAGATGATTTGACACGCCTTGCTGATGATGTTGGAGAAGAAACGATCCTGTCAAGAACCGGCGGAGCACCTACTCTTGCGATCGGCATGGCTGTAATTTTCTCAAAAGTAATCGGTGGAAAAGCTTTGATGGCATTTTGGTACCATTTTGCCATTCTGTTTGAAGCCTTGTTTATTTTAACAACAGTTGATGCAGGAACACGTGTCGGACGTTTTATGATTCAGGATATTATCGGAACAGCGTATAAACCTTTTGCGAGAACAGAAGCCCTAATTCCGAATATCATTGCCACTGCTTTATGTGTCGGTGGATGGGGTTACTTTTTATATCAAGGAGTTATCGATCCGCTTGGCGGAATTAACACCTTATGGCCGCTATTCGGAATTGCCAACCAGATGCTCGCGGGAATTGCCCTGCTTTTAGGAACGACTATTTTATTCAAAATGGGCAAAAAGAAATTTGTATGGGTCACACTTATTCCGACAACATGGATTTTAATTGTGACAATGACAGCAGGCTGGCAAAAACTGTTCCATGAAAATCCGAAAATCAGCTTTTTATCACATGCTAAATTATTTAAAGGGGCAATGGATGAAGGAAAAGTTCTGGCACCAGCTGCGAATGCCGCACAAATGAAGCAAGTTCTTATCAATGACTATGTAGATGCAACCCTTTGTGCGATCTTCATGATTATCGTTATTACCGTTTTGATTTCAGCCTTTGGCATGTGGTATAAGGTATTAACCAATAAAAAGGTAACCTTGCACGAATCACCTTATACACCACGCAGCAGCGAAGGAGATGTAAGAACATATGCTTAA
- the liaG gene encoding LiaG family protein, protein MKRIFIIFLIIIGIYFLFLNPAFFQWSPFVNHANQVEITEEIEKIKIEAHGVSTKVIPENRQDLKADLKGKAKLSVKSSGDEVEVTVKKKGFGWFLFRDKAKLNIYIPEDYDRNMDIDLGSGNLEFSGRSKSEPMKLSKLSLDLGSGNVKLKNLEVKEFEHDGSSGDAEIHSLAVQSGSIEVNSGSLFLKDYTGGLEADVSSGNLEAQMDKLTDFIDIEVSSGEVDLDLPDNASFILNGKVSSGNISCNFPLKDQKTDKNKIKGIHGSGEHKIDLEVSSGDIKIY, encoded by the coding sequence ATGAAACGAATCTTTATTATTTTTTTAATCATTATTGGGATTTACTTTCTCTTTCTTAACCCTGCTTTTTTTCAGTGGTCGCCTTTTGTGAACCATGCAAACCAAGTTGAGATAACGGAAGAAATTGAGAAGATAAAAATTGAGGCACATGGAGTCAGCACGAAAGTTATTCCGGAAAACCGACAAGATTTAAAAGCCGATTTAAAAGGAAAAGCAAAATTAAGTGTTAAGAGCAGCGGCGATGAAGTAGAGGTGACGGTGAAAAAGAAAGGGTTTGGCTGGTTTTTATTTCGTGACAAAGCAAAACTGAATATTTATATCCCTGAAGATTATGATCGAAATATGGACATCGATTTAGGTTCCGGGAACTTAGAATTCTCCGGCCGTTCAAAAAGCGAACCAATGAAATTAAGCAAATTATCACTGGACTTAGGTTCCGGAAACGTGAAACTTAAGAATTTAGAGGTGAAAGAATTTGAACATGATGGATCGTCAGGCGATGCAGAGATTCATTCACTGGCGGTACAATCAGGCTCCATTGAAGTCAATTCGGGAAGTTTGTTTTTAAAAGACTATACCGGAGGGCTTGAAGCTGACGTATCCTCCGGGAATCTGGAAGCCCAAATGGATAAATTAACAGATTTTATTGATATAGAAGTAAGCTCCGGTGAGGTTGATCTGGATCTTCCGGACAATGCTAGTTTTATCTTAAACGGAAAGGTAAGCAGTGGTAATATATCATGCAATTTCCCGCTTAAGGACCAAAAAACTGATAAAAATAAAATAAAAGGTATTCACGGATCCGGAGAACATAAAATAGATTTAGAAGTCTCAAGTGGAGATATCAAAATTTATTAA
- a CDS encoding D-2-hydroxyacid dehydrogenase, translating to MQKRKMVITHNLDECLTQEIKETVPEWELIIGKDRTVWQNHLKDAEIIAGWKKEMEELLEENIQLRWLQSWSAGVDELPLQKLAKRKILLTSANGVHAYPISETILALMLALTRKIHTYIRNQQSKTWHHSGLKLELHQKTVGIIGVGAIGKETAKIAKAFGMTVLGVRRSGRPEEFVDEMYTTDHLNKILPKCDYVVVTLPLTKDTRHLFGKEQFMLMKPSAFFINIGRGEVANEAELIQALQDGQIAGAGLDVFETEPLSENSPLWEMENVIITPHTAGSTEHYNKRVIEDIFIPNLKNYLEGKTPTINLVDYEKGY from the coding sequence ATGCAAAAAAGGAAAATGGTGATCACTCATAATCTTGATGAGTGCCTTACCCAAGAAATTAAAGAGACGGTACCAGAATGGGAATTGATCATTGGAAAAGACCGTACAGTATGGCAAAATCATTTAAAAGACGCCGAAATTATCGCCGGCTGGAAAAAAGAAATGGAGGAATTACTTGAGGAAAACATTCAGCTTCGCTGGCTGCAGAGCTGGAGTGCGGGAGTTGATGAACTTCCGTTACAAAAATTGGCAAAAAGAAAAATCTTACTAACAAGCGCCAACGGAGTGCACGCATATCCTATTTCTGAAACCATACTTGCTCTAATGCTAGCATTAACGAGAAAAATTCACACCTATATCAGAAATCAGCAATCGAAAACGTGGCACCATTCCGGTCTTAAACTTGAATTGCATCAAAAAACTGTCGGAATTATCGGCGTAGGCGCAATCGGGAAAGAAACAGCAAAAATTGCAAAAGCTTTTGGAATGACTGTTTTAGGTGTGCGCCGCTCAGGCAGGCCTGAAGAATTTGTCGATGAAATGTACACAACAGACCATCTCAATAAAATTCTCCCAAAATGTGATTATGTTGTCGTAACATTGCCTCTTACAAAAGATACTCGCCATTTATTTGGAAAAGAGCAATTTATGCTGATGAAACCTTCGGCATTTTTTATCAATATCGGGCGCGGTGAAGTTGCAAATGAAGCGGAACTTATTCAGGCGCTACAAGACGGGCAAATTGCCGGTGCCGGACTGGACGTTTTTGAAACAGAACCATTAAGTGAAAATAGTCCTTTATGGGAAATGGAAAATGTCATCATTACGCCACATACCGCCGGTTCCACTGAACATTATAATAAACGGGTAATCGAAGATATTTTTATCCCTAACTTAAAAAACTATCTCGAGGGAAAAACTCCAACTATTAACTTAGTGGATTATGAAAAGGGATATTAA
- a CDS encoding YbdD/YjiX family protein — protein MLKKLQEIMKYRKQFISLLVGVPSYEKYIEHMKTHHPGEPIKSRKEFFCEAQESRFNGKDGKISRCC, from the coding sequence ATGCTTAAGAAACTGCAAGAAATTATGAAATACAGAAAACAGTTCATCAGCCTGTTAGTTGGAGTTCCAAGTTATGAAAAATACATTGAACATATGAAAACACATCATCCGGGCGAACCGATCAAATCAAGAAAAGAATTTTTCTGCGAAGCACAGGAATCCCGCTTCAACGGTAAAGACGGAAAAATTTCAAGATGTTGTTAA
- a CDS encoding PAS domain-containing sensor histidine kinase, producing MNKKKLLYIYIIVSIFWIFGTNYLFYQFEPSPLIHFLERAKEVFYVLVTGWLFFFFINKKEELNASKEEEKRLSTLINSMVDFVNFKDGEGRWIEANEFGLKLFQLENVDYKGKKDSELAEYTEFYADALRFCEVSDEKAWENRDITRIEEMIPLPDGTVKTFDTIKVPLFHSDGSRKGLVIIGRDITERKHVEKLLEESQQQYKSLFEYNPNIVYMIDLDGIITNLNPQFKAVTGFDSDEFIGKNVKNLLPDDQKEQILKLISNVISDKKPQIFELNVLHKNGESITLQCTALPTIVNGKIAGIIGYGKDITEIRKTEERLRRAEKLSVVGELSAIVAHEIRNPLTSLKGFVQLLQMEDEKHRYYYQIMLDELNRINHIVGELLLLAKPQQIKFTKADLRNILFDVISLLKTEAALHNVEIDFVLQDNEYMIECEPNQLKQLFINIIKNAIEASTCGGSVSVFLNKKENEKVSITVKDYGCGISKERLKKVGEPFYSSKEKGTGLGLTVSYKIVQSHNGTIQFNSEKNKGTEVNIELPTRIEHTVEQTPEGIKEIGA from the coding sequence ATGAACAAGAAAAAGCTATTATATATATACATCATCGTTAGCATTTTTTGGATTTTTGGAACAAACTATCTTTTTTATCAGTTTGAACCATCCCCTTTGATTCATTTTCTTGAACGGGCTAAAGAGGTCTTTTATGTTTTAGTGACCGGGTGGCTGTTCTTTTTTTTCATAAACAAGAAAGAAGAATTGAACGCTTCAAAAGAAGAAGAAAAGCGTCTTTCAACGCTAATCAATTCGATGGTTGACTTTGTTAATTTCAAAGATGGCGAAGGCAGATGGATTGAAGCCAATGAATTCGGATTAAAGTTGTTTCAGCTGGAAAATGTCGATTATAAAGGAAAAAAAGACTCTGAATTAGCAGAGTATACAGAGTTTTACGCGGATGCTCTCAGATTCTGTGAAGTATCGGATGAGAAGGCGTGGGAAAACAGGGATATTACACGAATTGAAGAAATGATTCCTTTGCCGGACGGCACAGTAAAAACTTTTGACACGATTAAAGTTCCTCTTTTCCATTCTGATGGAAGCCGAAAAGGATTAGTTATTATAGGAAGAGATATAACCGAGAGAAAACATGTAGAAAAATTGCTGGAGGAAAGCCAGCAACAATACAAATCTTTATTTGAGTACAATCCTAATATTGTTTACATGATTGATCTGGATGGGATTATAACAAATTTAAACCCTCAATTTAAGGCGGTCACAGGTTTTGACTCAGATGAATTCATTGGAAAAAATGTAAAAAACTTATTGCCTGATGACCAAAAAGAACAAATATTAAAATTGATTTCAAATGTTATTTCCGATAAGAAACCGCAAATATTTGAACTTAATGTCCTCCATAAAAACGGAGAATCCATTACCCTGCAATGCACGGCGCTTCCAACCATTGTTAACGGGAAAATTGCCGGAATCATTGGATATGGAAAAGATATTACCGAAATAAGGAAAACAGAGGAGCGGCTGAGAAGAGCAGAAAAGCTCTCTGTTGTGGGCGAATTGTCCGCCATTGTAGCCCACGAAATCAGAAATCCTCTAACATCTTTAAAAGGCTTTGTACAGCTTCTTCAAATGGAAGATGAAAAACATCGATATTATTATCAAATTATGCTCGACGAATTGAATCGTATTAATCATATCGTCGGTGAGCTCTTGCTTTTGGCGAAGCCGCAGCAAATAAAATTTACAAAAGCTGATCTCCGAAATATTTTGTTCGACGTAATTTCATTGCTAAAAACAGAAGCAGCCCTGCACAACGTTGAAATTGATTTTGTTCTTCAGGACAATGAGTATATGATTGAATGTGAGCCTAACCAATTAAAGCAATTATTTATTAATATCATCAAAAATGCAATAGAAGCATCAACATGCGGTGGCAGCGTATCCGTTTTCTTGAACAAGAAAGAAAATGAAAAAGTTTCGATTACAGTAAAAGATTATGGATGCGGCATATCAAAGGAACGGTTGAAAAAAGTCGGAGAACCTTTTTATTCTTCAAAAGAAAAAGGAACCGGCCTTGGCCTAACCGTAAGCTATAAGATTGTCCAATCGCACAATGGAACGATACAATTTAATAGCGAAAAGAATAAAGGAACAGAAGTAAATATTGAATTGCCAACCAGGATTGAACATACAGTTGAACAGACACCTGAAGGGATAAAGGAGATTGGAGCCTGA
- a CDS encoding lactonase family protein gives MSHNRTFIGYVGTYTKGESKGIYSFTLDTENAKISDVKVAANLDNPTYLTISKDNQYLYSVAKEGDSGGAAAFSINSKTGDLTKLNSQVSKGAPPCHISVDSEKSLVVTANYHKGTVESFQINKENGSLTPVLSTIQHEGSGPNKERQEKAHTHYAGFTPDEKYVVAVDLGIDKVFTYEINNGELLEKNSLSVKPGSGPRHIAFHPNGKYAYVMTELSSEVIALAYHAEDGSFTELQYISAIPEDFSENNQGSAIHISSDGRFVYAGNRGHDSIAVFNVNQDTGELKFVEHTSTEGSWPRDFVLDPTEKFVIASNQESGNLVLFLRDESTGKLKLLQSDVKVPDPVCVKFLHA, from the coding sequence ATGTCGCACAATCGTACGTTTATCGGTTATGTCGGCACTTATACAAAAGGGGAAAGCAAAGGAATTTATTCTTTTACATTGGATACGGAAAATGCAAAAATAAGCGACGTAAAAGTCGCGGCAAATTTGGACAATCCTACATATTTAACAATAAGCAAAGATAATCAATATCTTTACTCAGTCGCCAAGGAAGGGGACTCAGGCGGTGCAGCAGCTTTTTCCATAAATAGCAAGACAGGGGATCTTACGAAACTAAACAGCCAAGTATCAAAAGGAGCGCCGCCTTGCCATATAAGTGTTGACAGCGAAAAAAGTTTAGTAGTTACAGCCAATTACCACAAAGGAACTGTTGAATCATTTCAAATTAATAAAGAAAATGGCTCATTGACCCCTGTTTTATCAACGATTCAACATGAAGGATCAGGTCCAAATAAAGAAAGACAAGAAAAAGCGCATACACATTACGCAGGATTTACTCCTGATGAAAAGTATGTCGTTGCCGTAGATTTAGGAATTGATAAGGTTTTTACTTATGAAATAAACAATGGTGAATTGCTCGAAAAGAATTCTTTGTCTGTAAAGCCGGGAAGCGGACCAAGACACATTGCTTTTCATCCTAACGGCAAGTATGCTTATGTGATGACAGAGTTGAGTTCAGAAGTCATTGCTTTGGCTTATCATGCGGAAGACGGCAGCTTTACTGAGCTTCAATATATATCGGCAATTCCGGAAGACTTCAGCGAAAATAATCAAGGCAGTGCGATTCATATTTCTTCAGATGGCCGCTTTGTGTACGCGGGAAATCGGGGACATGACAGTATTGCTGTTTTTAATGTGAATCAAGATACGGGTGAGCTTAAGTTTGTTGAACATACTTCGACTGAAGGATCTTGGCCGCGTGATTTTGTACTGGATCCTACTGAAAAATTTGTTATTGCTTCTAACCAGGAGTCTGGAAATCTTGTGTTATTTTTGCGAGACGAGTCAACAGGAAAGCTTAAACTCTTGCAGTCTGATGTAAAAGTGCCGGATCCTGTATGCGTTAAGTTCTTACATGCATAA